In Nonomuraea sp. NBC_00507, the following are encoded in one genomic region:
- a CDS encoding HD-GYP domain-containing protein codes for MRDLPWPARVYLVAVFGVAAALVIRGAIASGAPVAQQDLDVLLVLALLFLVCESMPTLLNVEQFAVSVSFSASLAAVVLIGPVGAALVGLTAVVSVRPGLPLIKRLFNGAQFAICGYVAGQVYVALDGKVGVPEVNAFDDLIGPYAAATAVFVPLNIALTLTMVALATRVRPAEVPLRGMVQFVLSYLGYGTFGLLVAGLWATVQSISAVLVLVPLFVARWAFGQYHAQQRSYDATIAALCQAVETKDYYTRGHCTRVSLASSMIAHEIGMGLERVRAIRYAGMLHDVGKLGVPTKVLQKDGPLTEEEFAAIQLHPMRGLEIVRGIGFLDEAYAGIMHHHEKHDGTGYPMGLAGDEIPEFAKVIAVADAFDSMTSDRSYRGARPVPEAVEELRKSAGTHFDPVMVAAFIRALEREPWQPPRRVEPPPDPAEAPIKDHDDPTMPIQVVTGP; via the coding sequence ATGCGTGACCTGCCATGGCCGGCGCGGGTCTATCTGGTCGCCGTGTTCGGCGTGGCGGCCGCTCTCGTCATACGCGGCGCGATCGCCTCCGGCGCTCCGGTGGCCCAGCAGGATCTCGACGTCCTGCTGGTGCTCGCCCTGCTCTTCCTGGTGTGCGAGTCGATGCCGACGCTGCTCAACGTGGAGCAGTTCGCGGTCTCGGTCAGCTTCTCCGCCTCGCTGGCCGCCGTCGTGCTGATCGGACCGGTGGGTGCGGCGCTGGTGGGGCTCACCGCCGTGGTGAGCGTGCGGCCCGGGCTGCCGCTGATCAAACGGCTGTTCAACGGCGCGCAGTTCGCCATCTGCGGCTATGTGGCCGGGCAGGTCTACGTGGCGCTCGACGGAAAGGTCGGCGTGCCGGAGGTCAACGCGTTCGACGACCTCATCGGCCCCTACGCGGCGGCCACCGCCGTGTTCGTGCCGCTCAACATCGCGCTGACGCTTACCATGGTCGCGCTCGCCACTAGGGTGCGGCCCGCCGAGGTGCCGCTGCGGGGCATGGTCCAGTTCGTGCTGTCCTACCTGGGTTACGGCACGTTCGGGCTGCTCGTGGCCGGGCTCTGGGCGACGGTGCAGTCGATCTCCGCGGTGCTGGTGCTGGTGCCGCTGTTCGTGGCGCGGTGGGCGTTCGGGCAATACCACGCGCAGCAGCGCTCCTACGACGCCACCATCGCCGCGCTCTGTCAGGCCGTGGAGACCAAGGACTATTACACGCGCGGCCACTGCACGCGCGTCTCGCTCGCCTCGTCCATGATCGCCCATGAGATCGGCATGGGCCTGGAACGTGTGCGGGCCATCCGGTACGCCGGCATGCTGCACGACGTGGGCAAGCTCGGCGTGCCCACCAAGGTGCTGCAGAAGGACGGGCCGCTCACCGAGGAGGAGTTCGCCGCGATCCAGCTGCACCCCATGCGCGGGCTGGAGATCGTCCGCGGCATCGGCTTCCTCGACGAAGCCTACGCCGGGATCATGCACCACCACGAGAAACACGACGGCACCGGTTACCCCATGGGGCTGGCCGGCGACGAGATCCCCGAGTTCGCCAAGGTCATCGCGGTCGCCGACGCGTTCGACTCGATGACCTCGGACCGTTCCTACCGCGGCGCCAGGCCCGTGCCCGAGGCCGTCGAGGAGCTGCGCAAGAGCGCCGGCACCCACTTCGATCCGGTGATGGTCGCGGCCTTCATCCGCGCGCTGGAGCGGGAGCCGTGGCAGCCGCCTCGCCGCGTCGAGCCGCCGCCCGACCCGGCGGAGGCCCCGATCAAGGACCATGACGATCCCACCATGCCGATCCAGGTCGTGACCGGGCCATGA
- a CDS encoding HD-GYP domain-containing protein yields MITTERAGRAERTTVLRRLDSGQLLLICAAGLVAVAGVAHTAAVGLDRPEIAVGFGALIAVGELARLTMPGNREVAPIGAAAALGYTLLLDLSQHQLEHSALQVVAVIAVGMLAGALPHLAVGRPPRMDAMARRLLTGALLAFAFRPLADPLYDLTKPPTSTWWPALAVMVTLFVASLLMDVLIAAWLRSEQVRTAFRVAVRDEINMALPLGAAVGSSGVLLALATHSMDLVALLVFAAPLLVTQVAFRKYAGIRATYLQTVRALSRVTEVGGYVEPGHSRRVSRLAVAIGRELGMAEPELLELEYAALMHDIGQLSLRDPIPGGATVLSEPEQARRIAELGAEVIKQTGVLDRVAEVVRRQCDPIAADPPLSSRIIKVANAYDDLVGPSTDRDRAGAALERIRFAPGGAYDPHALEALARVIDRGRL; encoded by the coding sequence ATGATCACCACGGAACGCGCCGGGCGCGCCGAACGAACCACTGTCCTGCGCAGGCTCGACTCGGGACAGCTCTTGCTCATCTGCGCCGCCGGCCTGGTGGCGGTCGCGGGTGTCGCGCACACGGCCGCGGTCGGGCTCGACCGGCCGGAGATCGCCGTCGGGTTCGGCGCGCTGATCGCGGTCGGCGAACTGGCCAGGCTCACCATGCCGGGCAACAGGGAGGTCGCGCCCATCGGCGCCGCGGCGGCGCTCGGCTACACGTTACTGCTCGACCTGAGCCAGCATCAGCTGGAGCACTCGGCCCTGCAGGTCGTGGCCGTGATCGCGGTCGGCATGCTGGCGGGCGCGCTGCCGCATCTGGCGGTGGGCCGTCCGCCGCGCATGGACGCGATGGCCCGCCGTCTGCTCACCGGCGCGTTGCTGGCCTTCGCCTTCCGCCCGCTGGCCGACCCGCTCTACGACCTGACCAAGCCGCCCACCAGCACCTGGTGGCCGGCGCTCGCCGTCATGGTCACGCTCTTCGTCGCCAGCCTGCTGATGGACGTGCTGATCGCGGCCTGGCTCAGGTCTGAGCAGGTACGCACCGCGTTCCGGGTGGCCGTGCGCGACGAGATCAACATGGCCCTGCCGCTCGGCGCCGCCGTGGGCTCGTCAGGGGTGTTGCTCGCGCTGGCCACGCACAGCATGGACCTGGTCGCGCTGCTGGTGTTCGCGGCGCCGCTGCTGGTCACGCAGGTGGCCTTCCGTAAATACGCCGGGATCCGCGCCACCTACCTGCAGACCGTGCGGGCGTTGTCCCGGGTCACCGAGGTCGGCGGCTATGTCGAGCCCGGTCACTCGCGCCGGGTGAGCCGCCTGGCCGTGGCGATCGGCAGGGAGCTGGGCATGGCCGAGCCCGAGCTGCTCGAGTTGGAGTACGCCGCGCTCATGCACGACATCGGTCAGCTGTCGCTGCGTGACCCCATCCCCGGCGGCGCCACCGTGCTCAGCGAGCCGGAGCAGGCGCGCCGCATCGCCGAGCTGGGCGCCGAGGTGATCAAGCAGACGGGCGTGCTGGACAGGGTGGCGGAGGTGGTCAGACGCCAGTGCGACCCGATCGCCGCCGACCCGCCGCTGTCGAGCCGCATCATCAAGGTCGCCAACGCCTACGATGACCTGGTGGGGCCCTCGACCGACCGCGACCGTGCGGGGGCCGCGCTGGAGCGGATCCGGTTCGCCCCCGGCGGCGCGTACGATCCGCACGCGCTGGAGGCGCTGGCCCGCGTGATCGACCGAGGTCGTCTGTAG